The sequence CGTCTGGAACTCCTGCCAATGCTGCTCCAGTTCACATAGATATCCTTGGGTGCCTGGGTGACATCCCCTTTTGGTGAATGTGCCAGCAGCCAGGTGGCAGTCTCCCTGGAAACATTAAGTTCATCTGCGATCTGTCCCTCTGACAGTCCGCTCTGCTGAAGTTCTAAAGCTTTCTGGATCAAGTCTCTAATGTTCTTCATAACAATACCTTTATTTTATTCAGTCTGTAACAATATAAAATTAATCCCAAACGTCAGCGTTTGATCCGCCGCCGTCTGACCCTTGAACCGCAGATGGGACATTCATCGCCAGATTCCACTACATTACCGCATCCTTTACACTTTAATTCCCACACAACCTTTTTCTTAATCCCTGACGTGGCAGCGGTCATATATTCAATTCCAAGGTTGGCAGCCACATTCTGTATAGCATAATCATCAGTGACCAGGATCACCCCATACCCACTTTTCAGTTCCAGGGCCTTTGCAAGGATATCCACATCAGTCACTGACAAGACACTTGCATCTCCTGTGGAAATCGCTGCCGACCGCACCTTTTCCCTGCAGGCTCCATCAGGAAGCTCAACCCTGAGCCCTGCATCTTTTAGCAGGTCGAACCTCAGCCTTGATGTACTATCCATGATCTCATCAACCACTGTCGGTACTGTGACAGTGGTTCCGTCCCTGAACTCCACCTGGGCTATAAAACCCGAGGTGTCGATAACATATACTTTATCATTCATCAGTGGGTCCCTGCCACCTTTAGTGCCGATGTATATTCCCGCTCGAACTTGCTGAACCGCTCAGCCTCATCTGCATCGAAATACTTCCTGATGTCCTTCACAGTGGCTGTAACTTTATCTTCCTCCGGTATAGCCAGCCTGGCAAAAGACCGGGCCGACTGTTTTATAGAAGAATCAAGACCATCAGCGATAGCATATCTGCTAACTTCTTTTAGTGACCAGAGGGCCTGGTCCACTGCATCATCCAGCTTTTTTGATGATGATTCCATACCAATGTTTTCCAGGGCACTCAATGCCGTATTGATGCTGGTTTCCATATGCTGGTACCCATAGGCCACTCCAATATCCTTAATCGACCAGATAGCCTGTTCGGTTCCCAGTTCCAGCTTATTGGATGCTGCTATCGTACCCTTAACTTCCAGGTAGGATACTATCTGGTTTGCCTCTTGTGCCATGTTATTTTGCACGGCAGCCACACCTATATCACGCAGCTTCAGGGCAGTTTGTTTAACAGAACTTTCCAGTGAATTGGCAGCCGATTCCTTTCCGATAATAAATAAAGCCGTACTTATTTCCTTTATTGCACTCCTGTCCTTGTCTCTTACAGATGAGGCTCCAATGGTCCCCAGCATATCACCGGACCTTGGCGGGATGGATTCAATACCATGGGCAGCAGCTGTCGAACCTATCCGGCTGATGGCATCGATTATTGTCATTTTCATAATATCATATCCTCTTAACTGCAGAACATAATAATATTCGAAAAGCCTTCGCAGGATATCCTCTATCGGAACCTCAATACCCCTGGATATGGCACACTCCCCTATCTCACCTATGATCCTGATGGACCTGGCTGCGGATTCGTCTTCATCCATTTTAAGTGAAAGTTTACCTATTTCATCAATTTGTGAAATAAAATGTGACGTGACCCGGTCAAGGCTCTGGCGCCTCATTTTGGAAGTGGTCAGTAATTCTATACAACTGTTTTTTAGTATTTCCAGGCCGAATATTGGTGGACCTAGCACACCCCCCATGATAGAACCCCTGATAATGTCCACTATGGGCTGGGTGGGGTCACGGTCATACTTCCGTGTGCCTGTGGACTGGACAGTTATCAATATGTTATCCCTTGTGATCTCCTTGTAAAATCTCTCAAATGTTTGGTTTAGCTGTTCCTTTTGTAAATACCTGTAGACATAGTATCCTGCCATACCAATTATCACGGAACCGGGCACCAACAGTATTATCCGGACAGCCTGCAAATTCCATGTAGCAGGTTTTAGACTGATAAAGTCCAGTACCATCATCAGGCTGGCAGTAATAGTGAATGCACCAAGTACGTAGGATAATGATTCCCTGATATTGCTCTGTTTTTTCAGGTAATCGATGAACTTCTGGTATATGTTGGCCGAGCGGGTCCGTGACGGTTTCCTGCGTTGTAACAGCCAGACACTGATGATCCACAATAACAGGGCTGCGATGGTGACAGCCATATGAGCGGCAATATTTATGGACACTTCCCCTGACATCCATACAGGCATAGCCAGCAAGGTTATCTGTATGAACAGGGCACCAAGGCAGATATCAGAACCAACAGAGCGAATGGTTAACCCATTGGTGTATTTAATGAATAGTGCCATAAAGAAGAATATTGCTGAAAAAATAGCAATAGGCACGAATTCAAAAGCAGTGGAAATAAGACTTGACATATTAATTAATATTTTATATTTGTATATAAAGTATTACTTTATACGAGACCGTTACATTAAATGTTGGTATTATCAAACTAACCGCAAATGAACGCGGATAAACGCGGATACGCTACCTGAAAATCTGTGTTCATCTGTGTTCATCTGTGGTTTAATTAGATTAACCAACACAAATTGTAACGGTCTCCTTTATACAGGTATGGTCCCATAATCCAGTTCAGTGATCATTGGACAGCTTCTAAAGGGTGCAAAAGCGCAAAGGATTCTACTGCCATGACTTTTCGTTCTTTGCAGTTTAGTATTTCATAACTAATATATTTTAACAACCATTGACAGCTAACAATACAACGTTCACTTTACACCCTGGGACCGCCGGAAATCCTTGCATCTGCGAGGCACCACGAAAGCGCCTGCCAGCCTCCAGACCACAAGGGCGTGCGGGAGTAGTGATGCTGACTTTTTTTTAAGAAGAATGAGATTTCGTA comes from ANME-2 cluster archaeon and encodes:
- a CDS encoding DNA-binding protein yields the protein MNDKVYVIDTSGFIAQVEFRDGTTVTVPTVVDEIMDSTSRLRFDLLKDAGLRVELPDGACREKVRSAAISTGDASVLSVTDVDILAKALELKSGYGVILVTDDYAIQNVAANLGIEYMTAATSGIKKKVVWELKCKGCGNVVESGDECPICGSRVRRRRIKR